In one Sphingobacterium daejeonense genomic region, the following are encoded:
- a CDS encoding DUF748 domain-containing protein, producing MLKITLISLLSILALLSILLFSLQFSAVQTYVTKKVAKYLSKELNANVEIGKIYFKPFSELNLYDFNLSDSKGNPILSAKKLNADLILTDYFQNKIVIERLNIEKAYVDFQVYKDSSNLKFLIDYFAPKKKKDQTPKKKMELKLYEVNLVDNYVKIINHTQKHHSRGVDFSDIELTHLTGNFSKIEQDSTTLKAIIKKLSFQEKSGFKVKELSSHAVVTDKFMEFDNLKLLTNNSTLGNYLKFSYKDFGDFGDFCKES from the coding sequence ATACTTAAAATAACGTTAATAAGCCTGCTCAGCATCTTAGCCCTGCTGTCAATTCTGCTATTCTCTCTACAGTTTTCCGCTGTTCAAACATATGTTACCAAAAAAGTCGCTAAATATCTTTCTAAGGAGTTGAATGCAAATGTTGAGATTGGAAAGATTTATTTCAAGCCCTTTTCAGAACTCAACCTCTACGACTTCAATCTTTCCGATTCAAAAGGAAACCCTATACTTTCAGCAAAGAAGCTCAATGCAGATCTGATCTTAACAGATTATTTTCAGAACAAGATTGTCATCGAAAGATTAAATATTGAAAAGGCGTATGTGGATTTTCAAGTTTACAAGGACAGTTCGAACCTTAAGTTCTTAATAGATTATTTTGCTCCGAAAAAGAAAAAAGATCAAACTCCAAAGAAGAAAATGGAGCTAAAGCTTTACGAAGTTAATTTGGTAGACAATTATGTCAAAATCATTAACCATACGCAGAAGCATCATAGCCGTGGTGTTGATTTCTCCGATATTGAGTTAACCCACCTAACTGGAAATTTCAGTAAAATTGAGCAAGATTCCACAACTCTGAAAGCAATTATTAAAAAGCTTTCTTTCCAAGAGAAATCTGGCTTTAAAGTGAAGGAATTAAGTTCTCATGCAGTCGTAACGGACAAGTTCATGGAATTTGACAATTTAAAGCTCTTGACTAACAACTCCACGCTTGGAAATTACTTAAAATTCAGCTATAAAGATTTTGGAGATTTCGGAGATTTTTGTAAAGAAAGTTAA
- a CDS encoding translocation/assembly module TamB domain-containing protein: MVLLADFDPESKVANLDFQLLDDRKRGLTLNGTYQVVSGDQAINLKGRLTQAELILFQPFIRNLASDLQGKMDAELNIGGTLQNPLINGTAHIESASFKVNYLKTTYNLNSQSVMIDQNKVMMNNLTFTDIKGHQAVAGGVVDLSKLANPYIDVNVATNNVMILNTTYKDNNLYYGTAYATGTYQFKGFTSAIDINIKARSEENTTITIPFNTAMTVSESDFIYFVSKDSTENQENASRYFLKGMTMNMDLELTPAAEVNLQTDIGSLKGTGTGEISLKVSSLGDFEMFGDYAVNSGKFHFTAQDFINKYFDLKQGGTIRWTGSPSGATVKYYCSLPTKNIHTGLIQCRR, encoded by the coding sequence ATGGTCTTATTGGCAGATTTCGACCCTGAGTCCAAAGTTGCAAATTTAGACTTTCAGCTATTGGATGACCGAAAAAGGGGGTTGACCCTGAATGGAACTTATCAAGTTGTTTCTGGGGATCAGGCTATCAATTTAAAAGGTAGATTGACACAAGCAGAACTTATATTGTTCCAACCATTTATTCGCAACCTAGCTTCGGATCTGCAAGGAAAAATGGATGCAGAATTAAATATAGGTGGCACTCTTCAAAATCCACTCATCAATGGTACTGCTCATATAGAAAGTGCATCTTTCAAAGTGAACTATCTTAAAACTACCTATAATCTGAATAGTCAATCGGTCATGATTGATCAGAATAAAGTTATGATGAATAACTTGACCTTTACTGATATCAAAGGTCATCAAGCTGTTGCGGGTGGAGTTGTGGATCTTTCAAAATTAGCTAACCCTTACATTGATGTTAATGTAGCAACAAACAATGTAATGATTTTGAATACGACCTATAAGGACAATAATCTTTATTATGGTACTGCATATGCTACTGGTACATATCAATTCAAAGGGTTTACCTCGGCAATTGACATCAATATCAAGGCAAGATCGGAAGAAAATACTACCATTACCATTCCTTTCAATACAGCCATGACGGTTTCAGAAAGTGACTTTATTTATTTTGTCAGTAAAGATTCTACGGAAAACCAAGAGAATGCATCTCGTTACTTTTTGAAAGGCATGACGATGAATATGGACCTAGAGCTTACACCTGCTGCTGAGGTAAACCTACAAACCGACATTGGTTCGCTAAAAGGAACGGGTACGGGAGAGATAAGTTTGAAGGTTTCGAGTTTGGGGGATTTTGAAATGTTTGGCGACTATGCCGTAAATTCTGGAAAATTCCATTTTACAGCTCAAGATTTTATCAATAAATATTTTGACCTTAAGCAAGGTGGTACTATCCGTTGGACAGGATCTCCTTCTGGTGCGACGGTAAAATATTACTGCAGTCTACCAACAAAGAACATCCATACGGGACTTATACAATGCCGCAGGTAG
- a CDS encoding translocation/assembly module TamB: MRDLYNAAGRAGQDERVLAQADMIIKGTLSQPDVSFDLNFPQTPYVKDELQAYFSDANNVNQQALSLIIRRSFTANNSGELGREVNNTLLSAGTEIAFNQLNNILAQSLNINFLDFNIRSLNDASASFRFFDDRLVLTGG, from the coding sequence ATACGGGACTTATACAATGCCGCAGGTAGAGCTGGGCAGGATGAAAGGGTATTAGCTCAGGCCGATATGATCATCAAAGGAACGCTTAGTCAACCCGATGTATCATTTGATTTAAACTTCCCGCAAACACCTTATGTTAAGGATGAGTTGCAGGCTTATTTTTCAGATGCAAACAACGTAAACCAACAAGCCCTGAGTTTAATTATCCGAAGGAGTTTTACAGCCAACAATTCTGGAGAGCTTGGAAGGGAAGTAAATAACACGCTCCTATCTGCAGGAACTGAGATTGCATTCAACCAATTGAACAATATCTTAGCCCAATCCTTAAACATTAATTTTTTGGACTTCAATATCCGATCATTGAATGATGCATCAGCGTCGTTTAGATTCTTTGATGACCGATTGGTATTGACTGGAGGATAG
- a CDS encoding helix-turn-helix domain-containing protein, translating to MLFSTPKIPYRWKGDGGEQPGWFCIFNEAFVKKQDDFLYNLPMFQIGTDKLFYLTEETESLISVLFKEMVAENSSNYQFKQEILRSYLHLIIHQVIKSKPFASNNYEHNASERLAMLFLELLERQFPIDAIHNQLTLKSAKDYADRLSVHTNHLNRAVKEITGETTSYHISNRIIAEANELLRYTNWPISEVAYSLGFEYPAYFNNFYKKHTGKTPREIRKLAV from the coding sequence TTGCTATTTTCGACTCCCAAAATTCCTTACAGGTGGAAAGGCGACGGAGGTGAACAACCAGGCTGGTTTTGTATTTTCAATGAAGCTTTTGTTAAAAAACAGGATGACTTTTTATACAATCTTCCAATGTTTCAAATTGGCACCGATAAGCTTTTCTATTTAACTGAGGAAACTGAAAGCTTGATTTCAGTATTATTTAAGGAGATGGTTGCTGAAAACTCTTCTAATTATCAATTTAAGCAAGAAATATTAAGAAGCTACCTGCATTTGATAATTCATCAGGTCATAAAATCCAAACCTTTTGCATCAAACAATTATGAGCACAATGCATCAGAGCGTCTAGCCATGCTATTTTTGGAGTTACTTGAGCGTCAGTTTCCCATCGATGCCATTCATAATCAGCTCACATTAAAATCCGCGAAAGATTATGCAGATCGATTATCAGTCCACACCAACCACCTAAACCGAGCCGTAAAAGAGATAACGGGAGAGACCACCTCCTATCACATTTCGAATAGAATCATTGCAGAAGCAAATGAATTACTTCGGTATACTAACTGGCCGATATCAGAAGTAGCTTATTCGCTAGGTTTTGAATACCCCGCATATTTCAATAATTTTTATAAAAAACATACAGGTAAAACACCGCGAGAAATAAGAAAGCTGGCAGTTTAA
- a CDS encoding MBL fold metallo-hydrolase, whose product MNKQTSRLLIHEEEKTPIVRKANFQKLAFDNYKLTILSDGFIPRQPIYPDFAPETSREVLEQLLLLNVRSIETIDLEINTVLIETENKKILLDVGLGKSNENPDIGWLVDSLSLSGVRPDEITDIIISHLHPDHIGGLYGLNNSINYPNARIHLSELECTFWRNAQLSDFTESGIYHMDREGLKQIIQMIPSMLEDFKHQIEYIDFTKGLFGFLSFLPTPGHTPGMFSTKICSDHQSVTYIADLAHHELIQFEHPEWSFSGDHNPKLAAETRINFFHDFNNTQELVIGSHLPWPGIGRINSSEGENRFDWNPYGSIS is encoded by the coding sequence ATGAACAAACAAACTTCAAGATTGCTTATTCATGAGGAAGAGAAAACTCCAATTGTAAGAAAAGCAAATTTCCAAAAGTTAGCATTCGATAATTACAAGCTTACGATATTATCGGATGGATTTATACCCCGTCAACCTATTTACCCGGATTTTGCACCCGAAACCTCTAGAGAAGTTCTAGAACAGCTCTTGCTATTAAACGTGAGATCAATAGAAACAATTGATTTAGAAATCAATACAGTTTTAATTGAAACAGAAAACAAGAAAATACTGCTGGATGTTGGCTTGGGAAAATCTAATGAAAATCCAGATATCGGTTGGTTGGTCGATAGTCTGTCATTATCAGGAGTAAGACCTGATGAAATCACCGATATTATTATTTCACATTTACATCCTGATCATATTGGAGGATTATATGGCTTAAATAATAGTATAAACTATCCCAATGCTCGCATCCATCTGTCAGAACTTGAATGCACTTTTTGGAGAAACGCTCAATTATCTGATTTTACAGAAAGTGGTATCTATCATATGGATCGTGAAGGATTAAAACAAATCATCCAAATGATACCATCTATGTTAGAAGACTTCAAGCACCAGATTGAGTACATTGATTTCACAAAAGGACTTTTTGGCTTCCTCTCCTTCCTGCCAACACCAGGACACACTCCTGGAATGTTTAGCACTAAAATATGTAGCGACCATCAATCTGTTACTTATATTGCAGATTTAGCTCATCATGAGCTTATACAATTTGAACATCCTGAATGGTCATTTTCTGGAGACCACAATCCCAAATTGGCAGCAGAGACCCGGATCAATTTTTTCCATGATTTTAACAATACTCAAGAATTAGTTATTGGATCTCACCTCCCTTGGCCAGGAATTGGAAGAATTAATTCAAGCGAAGGAGAAAATCGATTTGATTGGAATCCATATGGATCCATAAGTTAA
- a CDS encoding aldo/keto reductase, with protein sequence MKTRKLGNTGERLSAIGLGCMPLSTVYGHTDKSESIKLLHEALDLGVNFWDTADMYGNGENEEIISTVLKDNRDKIFIATKFGFRFNDTENTVHSPFNSYFDGSPEWMRQAVELSLKRLKVDVIDLYYAHRVDPNIPIEETVGAMAELVKEGKVRYLGLSEASSESLKKANAIHPIAALQSEYSVLTREVEKDILATARSLNISLIPYSPLARGLFNIINQTRDFQEGDFRKNLPRFQDENLENNIMLAEAWNEFAKTKEISGTQLALAWVLAQGEDIIPIPGTKRSKYLRENIEAVSIELSPEDLQQIDEILIKYPNTGERYPEASLKLVNN encoded by the coding sequence ATGAAAACGAGAAAATTAGGAAATACAGGCGAGCGTTTGTCAGCTATAGGTTTGGGCTGTATGCCTTTGAGTACAGTTTACGGTCATACTGATAAATCAGAAAGTATTAAATTACTACATGAAGCATTAGATTTAGGAGTAAACTTTTGGGACACTGCAGACATGTATGGTAATGGTGAAAACGAAGAAATTATTTCAACCGTATTAAAAGACAACAGGGATAAAATTTTCATTGCAACAAAATTTGGGTTTCGATTCAATGATACTGAAAACACCGTTCACAGTCCATTTAATTCTTATTTTGACGGGTCACCAGAATGGATGCGACAAGCCGTCGAATTGAGTCTAAAAAGATTGAAGGTAGATGTTATCGATCTGTATTATGCTCATCGAGTTGATCCCAATATCCCAATTGAGGAAACAGTTGGAGCAATGGCAGAATTGGTGAAGGAAGGGAAGGTTAGATATCTTGGACTTTCTGAAGCTTCATCCGAATCATTAAAAAAGGCAAATGCGATCCATCCAATTGCAGCATTACAAAGTGAATATTCAGTTTTGACGAGAGAAGTAGAAAAGGACATTCTTGCTACAGCTCGGTCATTAAATATTTCGTTAATACCATACTCTCCATTAGCAAGAGGTTTATTTAATATTATTAACCAAACGCGAGATTTCCAAGAAGGAGACTTCAGAAAAAATCTCCCTAGATTCCAAGACGAAAATCTAGAAAACAATATCATGTTGGCAGAGGCTTGGAATGAATTTGCAAAAACAAAGGAGATTAGTGGAACTCAATTAGCGTTAGCCTGGGTCCTTGCCCAAGGAGAGGATATCATACCGATTCCAGGGACTAAACGTTCGAAATATTTAAGGGAAAACATAGAAGCAGTATCTATTGAACTTTCTCCAGAGGATTTGCAGCAGATAGATGAAATATTGATTAAATACCCTAATACGGGAGAACGTTATCCTGAAGCGTCCCTAAAATTAGTAAACAATTAA
- a CDS encoding Tex family protein — protein MITSHEIIVSKELSISEKQVNTTINLLDEGATVPFIARYRKELTGSLDEVQITAIRDRMQQLRDLDKRKDAVLKSISEQGKLTPELEIQVKSAETMAALEDIYLPYKPKRKTRASVAREKGLQPLAELLLAQDKIDVETAAGSYIDEEKAVTSIEEALAGARDIIAEQIAEDAQVRAHARKAILNKSNFVSRVVPGKEEAALKYKDYFDWTESLKDAPSHRVLAMRRGEKEELLYLDIDVAESDVVPGIEKLYIKGNNEASNQVSLALADSYKRLLKPSMETEIRVLTRQKADEEAIKVFADNVRQLLLAAPLGQKRLLAIDPGFRTGCKTVVLDAQGNLLENTAIFPHNGAGGQAEAERIVKRLISSYDIEAIAIGNGTAGRETEDFIRKMNMPGATIVMVNESGASIYSASEVAREEFPEHDVTVRGAVSIGRRLMDPLAELVKIDPKSIGVGQYQHDVDQNKLQSALDDTVMSCVNSVGVELNTASKQILSYISGLGPALAQQIVNYRKENGPFSSRRELKKVPRLGDKAFEQAAGFLRIRNAEHPLDSSAVHPERYALVEKMAKDLNVSIQDLMKDDQVRKSVDLKKYISEEVGLPTLNDIMAELAKPGLDPRDKFEAFSFTEGVNSIADLKIGMKLPGIVTNITNFGAFVDIGVHQDGLVHLSQLANHYVSDPHEIVKVQQQVQVTVTEVDEKRNRISLSMKTEDKAPRKHSEKRSDRRQEKAPETDMAAKLAALASKFK, from the coding sequence ATGATTACATCACACGAGATTATCGTATCGAAAGAGTTGTCGATTAGCGAGAAACAAGTGAATACCACCATCAACCTTTTGGATGAAGGTGCGACGGTGCCATTTATTGCCAGATACCGTAAAGAATTGACAGGAAGCCTGGATGAGGTTCAGATCACAGCAATTCGGGATAGAATGCAACAATTGAGAGACCTTGACAAACGCAAGGATGCGGTTCTGAAATCCATCTCTGAACAAGGGAAGCTAACCCCTGAACTTGAAATTCAAGTGAAGTCTGCCGAAACCATGGCAGCTCTGGAAGATATCTACCTTCCTTATAAACCGAAGCGTAAAACAAGAGCATCTGTCGCTCGTGAAAAAGGATTGCAACCCTTGGCTGAGTTATTATTGGCGCAGGATAAAATAGATGTTGAGACAGCAGCAGGTTCATATATTGATGAAGAGAAAGCTGTAACTTCAATTGAAGAGGCCTTAGCTGGTGCTCGTGACATCATCGCAGAACAAATTGCCGAAGATGCACAAGTGAGAGCCCATGCAAGAAAGGCAATCTTAAACAAATCAAATTTCGTATCCAGGGTAGTGCCTGGAAAAGAAGAAGCAGCCTTGAAATACAAAGACTATTTCGATTGGACTGAATCCTTGAAAGATGCTCCATCACACCGTGTTCTTGCAATGAGAAGAGGTGAAAAAGAAGAGCTTTTATATCTTGATATTGATGTTGCTGAATCCGATGTAGTCCCTGGAATCGAAAAGCTATATATCAAAGGAAATAATGAAGCCAGTAATCAAGTTTCATTGGCATTAGCAGATAGCTATAAACGCCTGTTGAAGCCATCAATGGAAACTGAAATCCGTGTGCTAACTAGGCAGAAAGCGGATGAAGAAGCAATCAAAGTTTTTGCAGACAACGTAAGGCAATTATTATTGGCTGCTCCCCTTGGTCAGAAACGTTTATTGGCTATTGACCCAGGATTCAGGACAGGATGTAAAACTGTGGTTCTGGATGCGCAAGGCAATCTGTTGGAGAATACGGCAATCTTCCCTCATAACGGTGCTGGAGGCCAAGCTGAAGCTGAACGTATTGTTAAACGGTTGATATCTTCTTATGATATTGAAGCAATTGCTATTGGTAATGGTACAGCCGGACGTGAAACGGAGGATTTTATCCGTAAAATGAATATGCCAGGTGCGACCATCGTGATGGTCAATGAAAGTGGTGCTTCTATCTATTCTGCATCGGAAGTCGCGCGCGAAGAGTTTCCAGAGCATGATGTTACCGTTAGAGGTGCCGTTTCCATAGGCAGAAGACTAATGGATCCATTGGCAGAACTCGTTAAAATCGATCCTAAATCAATTGGTGTTGGTCAATACCAACATGATGTTGACCAAAATAAGCTGCAATCTGCCCTTGATGATACTGTTATGTCCTGTGTAAACTCGGTAGGAGTAGAACTAAACACAGCCTCAAAACAAATCTTATCTTATATTTCAGGATTAGGTCCGGCATTGGCACAACAAATCGTTAATTATAGAAAAGAAAATGGTCCATTCAGTTCACGCCGTGAATTGAAGAAAGTACCTAGATTAGGCGATAAAGCTTTCGAACAAGCAGCGGGATTCTTAAGAATTCGTAATGCAGAGCACCCATTAGATTCTTCAGCTGTACATCCTGAGCGATACGCTTTGGTTGAAAAAATGGCTAAGGACTTGAATGTATCCATCCAGGATCTGATGAAAGATGATCAAGTGAGAAAAAGTGTCGACCTGAAAAAATATATCTCCGAGGAAGTAGGTCTTCCTACATTGAATGATATCATGGCAGAGTTGGCAAAACCAGGTTTGGATCCTCGTGATAAATTTGAAGCATTTTCATTTACTGAAGGTGTAAATAGCATCGCTGACTTGAAAATCGGAATGAAGCTTCCAGGAATTGTAACTAACATTACTAATTTCGGTGCTTTTGTTGATATCGGTGTTCACCAAGATGGTTTGGTGCATTTAAGTCAATTGGCAAATCATTACGTATCTGATCCACATGAAATTGTAAAAGTTCAACAGCAGGTTCAGGTCACAGTAACGGAAGTTGATGAAAAAAGAAACAGAATCAGTTTATCGATGAAAACTGAAGATAAAGCACCAAGGAAGCATTCTGAGAAGCGTTCTGACCGCCGTCAAGAGAAAGCTCCAGAAACCGATATGGCCGCTAAGCTAGCTGCATTGGCAAGCAAGTTTAAGTAG
- a CDS encoding Sec-independent protein translocase subunit TatA/TatB has product MNLAFLNIGTQEMMLIILVALLLFGGKKLPELARGLGRGIREFKDASEGIKREISDQINNFEKEIDDVKADIEREPEQKKPAATPTQDFENTLASNENEVVTEEEVVAEKKVPQFTAPAGTYEHKPYTTPTADDYYSYGYNDHFANNDAPAVEDNAAEDAAKENPAPEVDKNPLEDNNSKQA; this is encoded by the coding sequence ATGAATTTAGCGTTTTTGAACATTGGTACCCAAGAGATGATGCTGATTATTTTAGTGGCATTATTACTTTTCGGTGGCAAGAAATTACCAGAGTTAGCAAGAGGACTGGGCAGAGGAATAAGGGAATTTAAAGATGCTTCAGAAGGGATTAAAAGAGAGATTTCAGATCAGATCAACAATTTTGAAAAAGAAATTGACGATGTAAAGGCCGATATTGAAAGAGAGCCTGAACAAAAGAAACCTGCTGCGACACCAACCCAAGATTTTGAAAACACTTTGGCTTCAAATGAAAATGAGGTCGTAACGGAAGAAGAAGTTGTTGCTGAAAAGAAAGTGCCTCAATTTACTGCACCAGCAGGAACTTATGAGCACAAACCTTACACTACTCCAACAGCAGATGATTATTATAGCTATGGTTACAATGACCACTTTGCGAATAATGATGCCCCTGCAGTTGAAGATAATGCAGCAGAAGATGCTGCTAAGGAGAACCCTGCTCCTGAAGTTGATAAAAATCCATTAGAAGATAATAATTCTAAACAAGCCTAG